The Bacteroidota bacterium genome has a segment encoding these proteins:
- a CDS encoding C10 family peptidase, which produces MIKRFFFITIILFLSAATICFAEHVKKSDAERVAINWFFKIQSTQLKKTKTILIQNCFEIKENEETILYIFSMEPRGYVIVAGDDLSTPILGYSLKSNINPENFPPALETILTSFKEQILEARKQGLRVDQKSQDMWNKLLEPHEIFKIESQVDSRTDTSEVLPLLSTTWDQVWPYNKMCPADPAGPGGRTVTGCVATALAQIMKFYNYPTTGFGSYGYYHSIYGYQFADFGSTTYDWSNMPDVLDSTASEIQQNAVAQLIYHCGVVVQMDYGTDGSGAQLGSLPFSLFQNFNYSHPILINQQMYPLDSLPAIFIQELEENRPVYYAAGSTINGLRHALVCDGYQGEDFFHFNFGWGGNADGYFYLNGVSPTLIFTDNYEAIINIQPDDGLNVRADTTWNGSLTVNRRIGVRSDATLTIEPGTTLEFGKYGGLIVYGNIQAIGANENPIVFTAQDTTVGWNGIELNNAIATAANQDSSRFVNCEIKYAKASYTSTTSMCGVYYWVTPALRITSYSKLLIDSCQIFKSEGAYRGGGIDLFYSSSRISNSLITRNKSIWGSAILISGATPIIENNIISYNSSDSHMGAIVCETYANPIIKNNKIIFNSSGYLSSAFYIYYDSSPTIVNNLIANNFFTFGPFPNPEFGAIYCASSSSMIINNTILNNEGTGVVSQGRVDLTIINNIIWGNTDASIMVRDAGSNLNITFCDIQGGHEGIYIVDPDASIITYENNISTDPGFIGENNFQLSDSSSCVNQGTPDLYGLLIPDNDLSGNPRIFGGRIDMGAYENQNLVAADDLFLAPSKIDFISNVSEIDSVMVRVIYINNAEIDSLGGLSPPFGSTLSNDSSLIKITIYSPVVGEFNDTLIVFSTVGPKQIPITAWVGTVGSGEVSGIWDTTLVKVKGDIIIPNGETLQIYPGTKVEFLGHFKVDVKGRLLAVGDSSELITFTPANKPIGWKGIRFDGTSSTNDTSIIQYCTLENGVNSGINLEGNGGALYVSGFSKLILSNCLIQNNNASGYSGGGVMLTNGANILIRNCKIMNNIAQDGGAIYIKTSSPKIIGNHITSNQANDGGGIDINYGSSPLITNNLISDNHGAWGGGFHIWAESDPLLFNNTIVNNTALDGGGFRIANTSDPSLINNVIYGNKVLIDPWINTIKNYIQIYLRTNADPDFYNNNIQGGLDSIFVEGGYTLYGVYQDNLDANPKFMKFGSHDYYISSSSPCVNAGKQDIGVIDLETSFDLAGNPRIYGGIIDIGAYEYSCIAITTPTVTTTAVSDIGQTTATSGGDVIDDGCATVTARGICWSTLENPTVDGNHTTDGNGTGVFVSNLTGLTLSTLYYVRAYATNSVGTAYGNEISFVAITTPTVTTTAVSDIGQTTATSGGDVINDGCATVTARGVCWSTSQNPTVEGNHTTDGNGTGVFVSNLTGLTPDTLYYVRAYATNSVGTAYGNEISFSTSNCIAITIPTVTTTAVSNIGQTTVTSGGYIINDGCAIITARGVCWSTLQNPTVEGSHTIDGNGSGVFVSNLTDLTLSTLYYVRAYATNSVGTAYGNEVNFLTLSSCGFITINHVADTVAPVTKTVTYGTVANIAGEPSKCWITSNLGANQQATAVNDATEASAGWYWQFNRKQGYKHDGTNRTPNNVWITPINENLDWQAANDPCTLELGSEWRIPTSTEWTNVDASGNWADWNDPWNSGLKLHAAGALHYIDGSPAGRGWNGFYWSSAQGYDNYGECLVFQSGGSYIVNNHKAFGFSLRCLKDTCILPFEQVINIQSGWSGISSYVDAVNDSVTVLFEPILSDLTILMGMSQVYWPGQGINTIGTWDTHQGYKIKVDNEVQLTFSGVLVNDRVVELPTGWSITPVLNNDQVLADDIFGPLADTLTIVKEIGGGEVYWPAQQIFTLQYLIPGKAYCIHVSYPCSIEYPEYSQTRSGVVPDEQFDDITPWNDVWSTPNSHTIAIDKSLLRQCKPGDVIGVFNNSGLCCGMISLGDLQSNTAITAFGDDNTTGITDGFVEDEIMSFKLYRPGTLEEFQVFVTYDQLLPDKEFFTTNGLSKIAGINLVPTSSDLSGIEDCLTIYPNPTGGIIYLTNHCLLGEVDIKIYNDHGQLVMDDHISYTTLHKTFQLDLTGLRKGVYVVKLTGTDFAGFKKVVKF; this is translated from the coding sequence ATGATAAAAAGATTCTTTTTTATTACGATTATATTATTTCTTTCAGCAGCAACAATCTGTTTTGCCGAACACGTTAAAAAATCAGATGCTGAAAGAGTCGCGATTAATTGGTTTTTTAAAATCCAGTCAACTCAATTAAAGAAAACGAAAACCATTCTCATACAAAATTGTTTTGAGATAAAAGAAAACGAAGAAACGATTTTGTATATTTTTTCCATGGAACCCCGGGGATATGTAATTGTTGCAGGGGATGATCTTTCAACCCCAATCCTTGGTTATTCCCTGAAAAGCAATATTAATCCTGAAAATTTTCCACCTGCATTAGAAACAATATTAACTTCCTTCAAAGAACAAATACTTGAGGCAAGAAAGCAAGGGTTACGTGTGGATCAAAAATCTCAGGACATGTGGAATAAATTACTTGAACCTCATGAAATATTTAAAATTGAGTCCCAGGTTGATTCACGTACCGATACCAGTGAAGTCCTGCCATTGTTAAGTACCACATGGGATCAAGTGTGGCCGTATAATAAAATGTGTCCTGCCGATCCTGCCGGACCGGGAGGCCGTACAGTAACAGGCTGCGTGGCTACAGCGCTGGCCCAAATAATGAAATTTTATAATTATCCGACAACCGGTTTTGGAAGTTATGGCTATTATCACTCAATATACGGATATCAATTTGCCGATTTTGGTTCGACAACGTATGATTGGAGTAATATGCCTGATGTTCTGGATAGTACGGCATCCGAAATCCAACAAAATGCGGTAGCTCAATTAATTTATCATTGTGGAGTTGTCGTTCAGATGGATTATGGAACTGATGGCTCGGGTGCCCAGTTGGGCTCTCTGCCATTCAGTCTATTTCAGAATTTCAATTATTCACACCCAATTCTCATCAATCAACAAATGTATCCGTTGGATAGTCTTCCTGCTATCTTCATACAGGAACTTGAGGAGAATCGGCCGGTTTACTATGCGGCCGGGAGTACTATTAATGGCTTGCGCCATGCTTTAGTTTGTGATGGTTATCAGGGAGAAGACTTTTTCCATTTTAATTTCGGATGGGGAGGCAATGCTGATGGATATTTCTATTTAAATGGCGTTTCCCCGACATTGATTTTCACAGATAACTATGAAGCAATTATTAATATCCAACCTGATGACGGATTAAATGTTCGGGCAGATACGACCTGGAACGGTTCTTTAACAGTTAATCGTAGAATTGGAGTTCGAAGTGATGCAACACTTACAATAGAACCAGGAACAACACTTGAATTCGGAAAATATGGCGGGCTGATTGTTTATGGTAACATTCAGGCTATTGGCGCCAATGAAAATCCTATCGTTTTTACTGCTCAGGATACTACAGTTGGCTGGAATGGCATTGAACTCAATAATGCCATAGCAACTGCGGCGAATCAAGATTCATCGCGATTTGTTAATTGCGAGATAAAATATGCTAAAGCTTCTTACACATCGACAACTTCAATGTGTGGGGTCTATTATTGGGTTACACCCGCCTTAAGAATTACCAGTTATTCAAAACTTCTGATAGATTCATGTCAAATATTCAAAAGTGAGGGGGCCTACCGTGGCGGAGGTATAGATTTATTTTATTCCTCTTCAAGAATCTCCAATTCATTAATTACCCGGAATAAATCAATTTGGGGTTCAGCAATTCTTATTTCAGGAGCAACTCCAATTATTGAAAATAATATTATAAGTTATAATTCAAGTGATAGTCACATGGGTGCCATCGTATGTGAAACCTATGCAAACCCAATCATAAAAAACAATAAAATAATCTTTAACTCCTCTGGATATTTAAGTTCAGCGTTTTATATTTATTATGACTCATCTCCGACAATTGTTAATAATTTAATCGCAAACAATTTTTTTACCTTTGGTCCTTTTCCAAATCCCGAGTTCGGAGCAATTTATTGTGCCAGCTCATCTTCAATGATTATTAATAATACCATCTTAAATAATGAAGGGACCGGGGTGGTATCACAAGGGAGGGTAGACTTAACAATAATTAATAATATAATATGGGGAAATACTGACGCCTCAATTATGGTTAGGGATGCTGGATCTAATCTAAATATAACATTTTGTGATATTCAAGGTGGTCATGAAGGAATTTACATTGTTGATCCCGATGCTTCAATTATTACCTATGAAAATAATATTTCGACAGATCCTGGTTTTATAGGTGAAAACAATTTTCAACTAAGCGATTCTTCTTCATGTGTGAATCAAGGGACACCTGACCTGTATGGTTTATTAATTCCAGATAATGATTTGTCGGGTAATCCAAGGATTTTCGGAGGAAGAATTGATATGGGCGCTTATGAAAATCAGAACCTGGTTGCTGCTGACGACCTGTTTTTAGCACCTTCAAAGATTGATTTCATTTCAAATGTTTCGGAAATCGATTCTGTTATGGTGAGAGTAATCTATATCAATAATGCTGAAATCGATAGTTTGGGTGGTCTTTCACCGCCTTTTGGAAGCACCTTAAGTAATGATAGTTCTTTAATTAAAATAACAATTTATAGCCCGGTTGTCGGTGAATTTAATGACACGTTGATCGTTTTTTCTACGGTTGGACCAAAACAAATTCCTATTACAGCATGGGTTGGCACAGTGGGTTCCGGTGAAGTCTCAGGAATATGGGATACAACCTTGGTTAAAGTAAAAGGTGATATTATTATTCCCAATGGGGAAACTCTACAAATATATCCGGGAACAAAAGTCGAATTTCTTGGTCATTTTAAGGTTGATGTAAAAGGCAGATTATTGGCAGTTGGCGATAGTAGTGAATTGATAACATTTACTCCGGCCAACAAACCGATCGGATGGAAAGGTATTCGATTCGATGGAACAAGTTCAACAAACGATACGTCAATAATTCAATATTGTACGTTAGAAAACGGAGTGAACAGTGGTATAAATCTGGAAGGAAATGGTGGTGCACTCTACGTCTCGGGTTTCTCCAAGCTGATACTTTCAAATTGTCTGATCCAAAACAATAACGCCTCTGGTTATTCTGGTGGCGGAGTAATGTTAACGAATGGAGCGAATATTTTGATCAGGAATTGTAAGATAATGAATAATATCGCTCAGGATGGCGGAGCCATATATATCAAGACTTCAAGTCCTAAAATTATTGGTAATCATATTACCAGCAATCAGGCTAACGATGGTGGTGGTATAGATATTAATTATGGATCAAGTCCATTGATAACCAATAATTTAATTAGTGATAATCATGGAGCTTGGGGGGGCGGTTTTCATATTTGGGCAGAGTCTGATCCATTGCTTTTCAACAATACAATTGTAAATAATACGGCACTTGATGGAGGTGGATTTCGAATAGCCAATACTTCCGATCCATCCTTAATAAATAATGTTATTTATGGAAACAAGGTTCTAATCGACCCTTGGATCAATACAATAAAGAACTATATCCAAATTTATTTGCGCACTAATGCCGACCCTGATTTCTACAATAACAACATTCAGGGGGGGCTTGATAGTATTTTTGTAGAAGGAGGGTATACTCTATATGGCGTTTATCAGGACAATTTAGATGCTAATCCCAAATTCATGAAGTTTGGCTCACATGATTATTACATATCTTCATCATCCCCCTGCGTTAATGCTGGTAAGCAGGACATAGGAGTAATTGATTTGGAAACTTCATTCGATTTAGCTGGTAATCCCCGGATTTATGGAGGGATAATAGATATCGGGGCTTATGAATACAGTTGCATAGCAATTACAACCCCCACAGTTACTACAACAGCGGTTTCTGATATCGGACAAACCACGGCAACCTCGGGTGGCGATGTCATAGATGATGGCTGCGCTACCGTAACGGCCAGAGGCATCTGTTGGAGTACCTTAGAAAATCCTACAGTTGATGGCAACCACACCACAGATGGTAATGGAACCGGTGTGTTTGTGAGCAATCTCACCGGCCTCACACTGAGTACACTATATTATGTTAGGGCTTATGCAACAAACAGTGTTGGAACAGCGTATGGGAACGAGATAAGTTTCGTAGCAATTACTACCCCCACAGTTACTACAACTGCGGTTTCTGATATCGGACAAACCACAGCGACCTCAGGTGGCGATGTCATAAATGATGGCTGTGCTACTGTAACAGCCAGAGGGGTTTGTTGGAGCACCTCACAAAACCCTACAGTTGAGGGCAACCACACCACAGACGGTAATGGAACCGGTGTGTTTGTAAGCAATCTCACCGGCCTAACACCGGATACCCTATATTATGTCAGGGCTTATGCAACAAACAGTGTAGGAACAGCGTATGGGAACGAGATAAGTTTTTCAACTTCTAATTGCATAGCAATTACAATCCCCACAGTTACTACAACAGCGGTTTCTAATATCGGGCAAACCACAGTAACCTCGGGTGGCTATATCATAAATGATGGTTGTGCTATTATAACGGCCAGAGGGGTCTGTTGGAGTACCTTACAAAATCCTACAGTTGAGGGCAGCCACACCATAGACGGTAACGGATCCGGTGTGTTTGTGAGCAATCTCACCGACCTCACACTGAGTACCCTATATTATGTCAGGGCGTATGCTACAAATAGTGTTGGAACAGCGTATGGGAATGAGGTGAACTTTTTAACATTGTCTTCTTGCGGTTTCATCACAATTAACCATGTGGCAGATACCGTAGCTCCGGTTACTAAAACGGTTACTTACGGCACCGTAGCAAATATAGCCGGAGAGCCTTCAAAATGTTGGATTACCAGCAACCTGGGCGCCAACCAGCAGGCAACTGCTGTTAACGATGCAACCGAAGCCTCGGCAGGCTGGTACTGGCAGTTTAACCGAAAGCAGGGGTACAAGCATGATGGCACAAACAGAACACCTAATAACGTCTGGATAACCCCTATAAATGAAAACCTTGACTGGCAGGCTGCCAACGACCCTTGTACACTTGAGCTTGGCAGTGAATGGCGTATTCCAACCTCAACCGAATGGACCAATGTGGATGCAAGTGGAAACTGGGCCGACTGGAACGACCCATGGAACTCAGGTTTAAAGCTCCATGCTGCCGGGGCCTTGCACTACATCGATGGTTCGCCGGCTGGCCGCGGCTGGAACGGTTTCTACTGGAGCAGTGCTCAAGGCTATGACAACTACGGCGAGTGCCTGGTCTTCCAAAGTGGAGGCAGCTACATTGTTAACAACCATAAGGCATTCGGCTTTTCTCTGCGCTGCCTCAAAGACACTTGCATATTACCATTCGAGCAGGTTATTAATATCCAATCAGGCTGGAGCGGCATATCAAGTTATGTTGATGCGGTGAATGATTCGGTCACGGTACTGTTCGAGCCCATCCTCAGCGACCTGACCATACTCATGGGTATGTCGCAGGTATATTGGCCCGGCCAGGGCATTAATACAATCGGAACATGGGATACTCATCAGGGCTATAAGATCAAAGTCGATAACGAGGTACAGTTGACATTCAGCGGCGTCCTTGTAAATGACAGAGTTGTGGAATTACCAACAGGGTGGTCCATTACTCCAGTGTTAAATAACGATCAGGTTCTGGCTGATGACATATTCGGCCCATTAGCCGACACACTGACAATTGTCAAAGAAATTGGAGGAGGTGAAGTATATTGGCCGGCACAACAGATATTTACGTTACAGTATCTGATCCCTGGTAAAGCCTATTGTATTCATGTATCTTATCCCTGTTCCATTGAATATCCTGAATATTCACAAACAAGGTCAGGTGTCGTGCCGGATGAACAATTTGACGACATAACACCATGGAATGATGTATGGTCCACTCCAAACTCGCATACCATAGCTATTGATAAAAGCTTATTACGTCAATGTAAGCCTGGAGACGTTATTGGGGTATTCAACAATTCCGGTTTATGCTGTGGAATGATTTCGCTTGGGGATCTGCAGTCGAATACTGCTATTACAGCATTTGGTGATGATAACACGACGGGTATTACAGATGGTTTCGTTGAAGATGAAATCATGAGTTTCAAGCTATATCGTCCCGGGACTTTAGAAGAATTCCAGGTTTTTGTCACCTATGATCAACTATTGCCGGATAAGGAATTCTTTACAACAAACGGGCTTTCAAAAATAGCCGGGATAAATCTCGTACCGACATCATCAGATCTAAGCGGTATTGAGGATTGCCTGACCATTTATCCTAATCCGACTGGGGGTATTATATACTTAACAAATCATTGTCTGCTGGGTGAGGTAGATATTAAGATATATAACGATCATGGACAATTAGTTATGGATGATCATATTTCTTATACTACTTTACATAAGACTTTTCAGCTTGATCTGACAGGATTAAGAAAAGGTGTATATGTGGTTAAATTGACAGGGACCGATTTTGCGGGATTTAAAAAGGTAGTGAAATTTTGA
- the rpsA gene encoding 30S ribosomal protein S1, producing the protein MVKKYQNVNDEIQNPNESGEMSEIIQEEIQDDMTEVKEPENEKYVVDLNDENEEIHVNEISSEEDSSEVPEEALKAEETITVEIPEETIQTAMPEDKNSEDESATKTSVHTAKVDLTKFLIDSKSFDWESLGKKQELYTPEEREKLEKIYDKTLSQIAEHEVIEGTVVAKNNREVVVNIGFKSDGVIPLSELRYNPDLKIGDKIEVYVESQEDLTGQLLLSHKKARILRSWERINQAFENDEIITGYVKCRTKGGLIVDVFGIEAFLPGSQIDVKPIRDYDAFVDKTMEFKVVKINHEYKNVVVSHKALIEDEIELQKIEIISKLEKGQILEGTVKNITSYGVFVDLGGVDGLIHITDLSWGRINHPNEIVELDQKIKVVILDFDDNKKRIALGLKQLTPHPWDALDKNMKIGDKVKGRVVVIADYGAFVEIANGVEGLIHVSEMSWSQHLRTAQDFLKVGDEIEAVILTLDRDERKMSLGIKQLIPDPWSNIMEKYPVNSRNKAIVRNFTNFGIFVELEEGVDGLIHISDLSWSKKIKHPAEFTKIGEEIDVVVLDVDVENRRLSLGHKQLEENPWDVFETVFTLGSVHKGTVASSSEKGHIVTLPYGVEGFCPMRHASKEDGTTIKVDDTLDFKVIEFSKENKKIILSHSKIFQELAVVEKSKQMELVKSEAKSTRRAVKKIKDNLEKTTLGDFEALANLKSDMEKTERKDKETRKSPKREKEE; encoded by the coding sequence ATGGTGAAGAAATATCAGAATGTAAATGATGAAATTCAAAACCCCAATGAGTCCGGTGAAATGAGTGAAATTATCCAGGAAGAAATTCAGGATGATATGACAGAAGTGAAGGAACCGGAAAATGAAAAGTATGTAGTTGACTTAAACGATGAAAATGAGGAAATCCATGTAAATGAAATCTCTTCGGAGGAAGATTCCAGTGAAGTCCCAGAAGAGGCTTTGAAAGCTGAAGAAACAATTACAGTTGAAATCCCAGAAGAGACCATTCAGACGGCAATGCCTGAGGATAAGAATTCAGAAGATGAAAGTGCAACAAAAACTTCAGTTCATACCGCAAAAGTGGACTTAACAAAATTCCTTATCGACTCAAAGAGTTTTGACTGGGAATCATTAGGTAAGAAACAAGAGTTGTACACACCTGAAGAACGCGAAAAACTTGAAAAAATTTATGATAAAACCCTCAGCCAGATTGCTGAACATGAAGTTATTGAGGGAACTGTCGTGGCCAAAAATAACAGGGAAGTCGTTGTCAATATTGGTTTTAAATCAGATGGTGTCATTCCTTTATCAGAACTGAGATACAATCCCGACCTGAAAATTGGCGATAAGATAGAAGTTTATGTTGAAAGCCAGGAAGATCTCACGGGGCAGTTACTTCTTTCACATAAGAAAGCAAGAATACTCCGTTCGTGGGAGCGCATAAACCAGGCATTCGAAAATGATGAAATCATCACAGGTTATGTCAAATGCCGTACGAAAGGTGGACTTATTGTGGATGTCTTTGGTATAGAAGCATTCCTGCCCGGTTCACAGATTGATGTGAAACCCATCAGGGATTATGATGCCTTTGTGGACAAAACCATGGAATTTAAAGTGGTTAAGATTAACCATGAATATAAAAATGTCGTCGTATCCCACAAGGCACTTATTGAAGATGAGATAGAACTTCAAAAGATAGAGATCATCTCCAAGCTCGAAAAGGGACAGATACTTGAAGGTACAGTTAAAAATATTACTTCTTATGGAGTATTCGTGGACCTTGGCGGAGTTGATGGACTTATCCATATTACTGATCTCTCATGGGGCAGAATAAATCATCCAAATGAGATCGTTGAATTGGATCAGAAAATAAAGGTTGTTATTCTTGACTTTGATGATAATAAAAAGCGCATCGCTCTTGGTCTGAAACAACTGACACCACATCCATGGGATGCTCTGGACAAGAATATGAAAATTGGAGATAAGGTAAAAGGCAGGGTCGTAGTGATAGCGGATTATGGTGCATTTGTGGAAATTGCCAATGGGGTCGAAGGACTTATTCATGTTTCTGAGATGTCATGGTCACAGCACCTGAGAACAGCTCAGGATTTTCTTAAGGTCGGCGATGAAATTGAAGCTGTAATCCTGACTCTTGACAGGGATGAACGAAAAATGTCACTCGGCATCAAACAACTTATCCCGGATCCCTGGTCAAATATTATGGAGAAATATCCGGTCAATTCCCGGAATAAGGCGATTGTCAGAAACTTTACGAACTTTGGTATTTTTGTCGAACTTGAAGAAGGTGTTGATGGATTAATCCATATTTCTGATTTATCGTGGTCGAAAAAAATCAAGCATCCTGCTGAATTTACCAAGATTGGGGAGGAGATAGATGTTGTGGTTCTGGATGTGGATGTCGAAAATAGACGCCTGAGTTTAGGACATAAGCAACTTGAAGAAAATCCCTGGGATGTCTTTGAAACTGTGTTTACTTTGGGCTCTGTTCACAAAGGAACTGTGGCCAGTTCCTCTGAGAAAGGACATATAGTCACACTTCCATATGGTGTTGAGGGTTTCTGTCCGATGCGCCATGCTTCCAAAGAAGATGGAACTACAATCAAGGTCGATGATACCCTGGATTTCAAAGTAATAGAATTCTCCAAAGAAAATAAAAAGATCATTCTCTCTCATTCCAAAATTTTCCAGGAATTAGCTGTCGTCGAGAAATCAAAGCAAATGGAATTAGTTAAGAGTGAGGCAAAATCGACACGACGTGCTGTAAAAAAGATTAAGGATAACCTTGAGAAGACAACACTTGGTGATTTTGAAGCCTTGGCTAACCTGAAGTCGGACATGGAAAAAACTGAACGTAAAGATAAGGAAACCAGGAAATCTCCCAAAAGAGAGAAAGAAGAGTAA